The Pseudomonadota bacterium genome contains the following window.
CTTCGCCGAACTGCTCCCGGGAGAAGAAAATTCCGGGAAACTCGTCGCCATGGTGAGAAATGAAACACGGACACAGGCTGAGAAGACCGGGAGCAACCTCGTCCTCATCGACGGCCCTCCGGGAATAGGCTGTCCGGTCATCTCTTCCATTACGGGAACACATCTGGCAGTTGTGGTGACAGAGCCAACCCCCACGGGCATCCATGATTTGAAGCGTATCGTTGAACTGGCACACCATTTCCAGATCAAGGCGGCACTGGTGATCAACAAAAGCGATATTAACCCTCAGTATGTTCAAGAGATGAAGCAATACTGCGAGGAAAAAGGCCTCATATATCTTGGTGAAATTCCATATGAGACTCAGATTACGGAAGCACAAAAAGAAGCGAAAACCATCCTCGATTTTGCCCCTGAGTGTGTTGCAAGCAGGGCAATACAGGAAATCTATACAAAACTACAATCTATTTTGGAGGAATTATGAATTGCGATGAT
Protein-coding sequences here:
- a CDS encoding ATP-binding protein, coding for MTHIKEMVVVSGKGGTGKTSLTGALSSLFRDKVIADCDVDAANLHMIINPDEVLQTKEFTGGKKAKIAPDRCTKCGICREVCHYDAISEDFVVDTVSCEGCGACYFLCPAQAVDFSPRLAGYCYVCSTSGNGRFVFAELLPGEENSGKLVAMVRNETRTQAEKTGSNLVLIDGPPGIGCPVISSITGTHLAVVVTEPTPTGIHDLKRIVELAHHFQIKAALVINKSDINPQYVQEMKQYCEEKGLIYLGEIPYETQITEAQKEAKTILDFAPECVASRAIQEIYTKLQSILEEL